The region CGTACTGGGCAAGCTGTGTGATGATTTTATGATATTCTAAAGTTTTTAATGCTTTCTGATTCATAGATTATACCTTATTTATTCTGCTTTCTTTCCACTGTGGTCCGATGATGATAGTATCTGTTACAGTATAGCATATTTGGGATGAAAACTGCAATCCTCAGGTTATTTTTCCTGACAGATCCGGTGAAAGAGGATCCAATATGATCAATCAGCCGCAATGGATTATCCGGGAGTTATTAAATGAATCAATGACGGAATGACTGCCTTGTTTTCTATAGTTTGATTCATTTGGGATAGGAATTTATTATTGTAAATTCAGTATTACATCAGGCAGTATTTTATGTATAGGTGCACCAATCCATACATAAGCACTTTTTTTATATACAGAAGGCCAATCATACAATAAACTTGAAAGATCCCAGGGCAGAGGGGACAAAGTTCACATGTTTTTCTTGCATTAAGGGGCGAAGGACCTTATAATAGTATTTAGGTCTTCTGCAAAGGAGGGGTTGTATGCCGGAAAATAACGGGCCAGATGATAAAAAATCGGAGCCTCGTCAGTTTATCAATGAAAAGATAGTGAGACAGCCCTTGTCAAAAAGGGAAATGCTAAAAAGGGCTTTGGGCCTTTTTGCGACTGCAGTTATCTTCGGAATCGTTGCAGCGGTTACATTTGCCGTATCCCGGCCTGTAGCTGAAAGATTTTTTGCGAAAGGATCCACCAGCGAAAGCGTTCCCGTAACCATACCAAAGGATGATCCGGAAACGGCGCCTTCCGAGACTGAGACCATGACTTCGGCGGCTGAGACGGAACCCATTGAAGATATTTTAAAGTCAGCCATGGAGAAATATCCATTTTCAGTAGATGATTTAAATACCCTGTATGGAAGCCTGAGGTCTCTGGTCCAAAAAGTAGACAAAGGGATCGTGACGGTCCATTCCGTTAAGACCCAGACAGACTGGTTTAACAACCCTGTGGAAAACTCCGGTCTTTTTGCCGGAGTGATCATTGCCTCCGCAAATCAGGAGCTTTTGGTGCTTACCCCGGATGGGGCTGTGGAGGATGCTGAGGCTATCCGCGTGGTGTTTTCTGACGGAACGGAGGTCCAGGGGACCATTAAGCAGACGGATAAGCTTTCCGGAATGGCCATTGTGAGTGTATCCACCGCGGATCTGGGAAGAGCCTTGCTGGAGGAGATTAAGGCAACCCCGCTGGGAAATTCCTATTCTGTAAGACAGGGGGATCTGGTCGTGGCCATCGGCGGCCCGGCCGGCATGGTCCATTCTGTTGGATATGGATTTATATCCTATATAACGAAAAACGTACAGGTTACGGATGGGATAACCCGTATTCTGTATTCTGATGTGAAGGGAAATGCCCAGACAGGCACCTTCCTCATAAACACATCCGGACAGATCATCGGCTGGGTGACGGATGAGCATAAGAATGACGGTAGTAAGGATATGACGGCAGCTATGGCCATATCCGACTATAAGAGCATTCTGGAAAAGATGAGCAATGGCGGGTCCTTTCCGTACTTTGGGATCATTGGACAAGAAGTAAGCGCCGTTATGAACAGCAATGGCATGCCTCTGGGAGTATATGTGGTTGATGTGAACGCAGACAGCCCTGCCTACAATGCCGGGATCCAGTGCGGAGATATTATAAAGACTATGGGAGAGGAAACCATCGTTACGATGAAGGACTTCCAGGCGGTGCTTGAAAATTCTACCCCCGGGGATGTGATTCCTGTGAGTGTTTCCCGCAATGGAAGGGAAGAATATAAAGAGATACAGTATCAGGTAACCATTGGAGCCAGGTAATCTTCCTGGCTTCCTTATTGCCTGAGGCTAAGGCTGAAAGAAAGTATGTGGAGGAAAACAATGAGGTATGTAGAATCATTCCGTGAAGGAATGCATGTTTCAGATGTGTATTTATGCAAAAATAAGCAGATTGCCCTTACAAAGTCAGGGAAAGAATATGGAAGCCTGATTCTTCAGGATAAGACAGGGACCGTGGATGCCAAGATTTGGGATCTTGGATCTCCGGGAATCGGGAATTTTGAAACTCTGGATTATGTATACATAGATGCAGATGTGACTGTTTTCCAGAATTCCAACCAGTTGAATATTAAGCGGGTCCGAAAGGCAGAAGAAGGGGAATATGTCCCCGGCGATTACCTTCCTGTTTCCGGGAAGAATATAGGACTGATGTATGAGGAATTTTTAGGATTTATCCGGACGGTTAAGAACCCTTACTTAAGAAAGCTTTTGGAAAGCTTTTTTGCAGAGGATGCCGCCTTTGCCAAGGCTTTTCAGTTCCATTCTGCAGCAAAAAGCGTTCACCACGGTTTTGTGGGCGGACTTTTGGAGCATACCTTAAGCGTGGTTAAGCTGTGTGATTATTATGCCGGTTATTATCCTCTCATTAACCGGGATCTGCTTATAACAGCCGCCATGTTCCATGACATCGGCAAGACCCGGGAGCTTTCCACATTTCCGGAAAATGATTATACCGATGACGGTCAGCTTTTGGGCCACATCATCATTGGAACGGAGATGGTGGGAGAACGGATCCGGACCATCCCAGGCTTTCCGGAAAAGACGGCTTCCGAGCTGAAGCACTGCATTCTGGCCCATCATGGGGAACTGGAATACGGATCTCCTAAAAAGCCTGCTTTGATCGAAGCCCTGGCCTTAAATTTTGCGGATAACACGGATGCCAAGATGGAGACTATGATCGAGGTGCTAAAGGGTGCGGGAGACAATAACGGCTGGCTGGGATTTAACCGGCTGATGGAGAGCAATATACGGAAAACATCGGAATAGAGAAGACAGGGCGCATCGGGATTTTATATCTCCTGGTGCGCTTTTTTCGTTTTTTTGGCAATGTCTTTTAGAAAACTCAAGTAAATTTTAGAATTTCTTTCGTTTTCTCTGGCATTCCATTTAAGAATGCTTTCGTATCCTTAAAATGAAGTAAAAAAAGTGAAAGTGTGGTATCATAAATGGGATGCTACAGGCAGCAGCCCATTCACAGATAAGGAAATACCCTATGGGTATCCCTTTAAGCCCCAAAGGCCGGGCAGGAATGGGGAAAGGAGAGAGAACATGGAAGCAAACCACATCTTATTAGTAGAGGATGATAAAGAGATCCGGGAAGGGATCGAAATATATTTAAGGAGCCAGGGCTACGAGGTATTTCAGGCGGCGGATGGTGTGGAAGGCCTTAAGGTTTTACAGCGGGAAGAGATCCATCTTGCCATTGTTGATGTAATGATGCCCCGGATGGATGGCATCACCATGACCGTGAAATTAAGGGAAGCCTATGATTTTCCTGTGATCATCCTGTCTGCAAAGTCTGAGGAAGTGGATAAGATCATGGGACTTAATATCGGTGCTGATGATTATGTATCTAAGCCGTTTACCCCGATGGAGCTGCTGGCCAGGGTGAACTCCCAGCTTAGGCGATATAAAAAATACATGGATATGCTGGAAGAGAAGGAACAAAAGGAGAAAAGCAATGTTTATTCCATCGGCGGCCTGGAGCTTAACGAGGATACGGTGGAAGTGACGGTGGATGAAAAGCCGGTGAAGCTGACGCCCATTGAATTTAAAATACTGGCTCTTCTCATTAAAAATCCCGGACGGGTGTTTTCTGCGGAGGAGATTTATGAGAGGGTCTGGAATGAGCGGGCCATTAACACGGATACGATCATGGTTCATGTAAGGAAGATCCGGGAAAAGATCGAGATCAACCCAAAAGAGCCGAAATATTTAAAGGTGGTGTGGGGCGTTGGATATAAAATTGAGAAACAGGCATAGGATCAGCATTATCCTGGCAATGATTGTGGTTTTGCTGGCAGCCTCGGTTATGGTGGGGCTTTACCCATTTTTTAAGAATGAATCAGCCAGATATGAGGAGCCAGTTTATGGGCAGGATGAATTCCTCAAGCATCTGGTTCTTGGCAATTACGTGCTTTATCTGGAACAAGCCCAGTATGAACAGGGCAGTGTCATCTCTCCGTTCCAGTTCTATTTCCCCCTGGCGGAAGAAGAATTAAGGAATGCCATGGCAGTTGAGGCGGCATCAGAAGTAAGTGAAACGGAGGCCGGAGCTGGCGGGGATGCGGCTGAAGATGCAGATGCAGATGAAGAAGTGTTTATAATGGACGCACAGGAAGAGCGCCGGGAGTATTTAAAAGAACTGCGCCAAAGCTGTGTCAGGGAATATGAATCCTGGAACCGGTATTTTGGAGGTATGAGAAATTTCCTGGATTATCAAATCCTTGATGCAAGCGGGAAAGTCTTGACGGATCATGCGGGAGGCCGGTCCATTGCAGGAAGTGATGAATATACGTTCAAGGCAGTGCTTCGGTATGACGATCTGGGACGCATGGAGACCGGAGAGGTAAGCGGAGTAAATGGAAGCAGGCTTTTCAATTCTCTGGGGACCTTAGGCGGCAGAGATCCTATGAGTGATTACTATTGGGACCAGTATCGTTACGAGACAGATCTGAAACTGAAAAACCCAAGAAATGTTACCTTTGCTTATGGGATGAGGTCCCAGCAGATCGCCGCTTTTGAAGAGGAGAGAGAAACTGTCTGGAATGCGTATAACTACTCAGGAAGCGTTTCCAGGATATTTATGGGCCTGATCTGTGCCGTTGTGATCGCAGCCTTTTTCTTCTCCTGTCTGGACCCGGGGCTTCCGGATATCAGCAGGCTTTTAAGAACACCTTTGGAGGTCGTTGCAGGGGTGGCCTGTGGTGCTGTATTTTTCGGAACAGGGCTTACAAATCTTGTGGTGGTGACAAACAGGGGAGATTTATATGATGCTCTTATGCGGGCAAATTTCCTGCCCCTGGCGGCCAGGATCATGGTGAAGTTCTGGAACTTAATGTGGTGGTCCATTCCCTTTGCCATTGTCTATTGGGCGGTCATATGCAGCCGTGATGTCTTCCGCATCGGACTGAAGCGTTATCTTCATGAGCGGACCTTATGCGGCTGGTTCTGGCAATGGGTGAAAAACCTTTGCCACAGGGTTTATACCTTTGTAGGAAACATCAACCTGCAGGAGCGGTCGGACCGGACCATATTCCGGATCGTGGGAGTGAACTTCATCATTCTCGCCATTCTTTGCAGCCTGTGGTTTTTTGGGATCGGTGCCCTGATCCTTTATTCCATTGCCTTGTTTATCGTGATGAGGAAATACTACAGGGATTTAAGTGATAAATACAGCATCCTTTTAAGAGCAACAAACCAGATCGCAGAGGGAAATTTAGAGGTTTCCATAGAAGAGGATTTAAGCGTATTTGAACCATTTAAAAAGTCGATACAAAAGATCCAGAAGGGATTTAAAGTGGCGGTCGTGGAGGAAGTGAAAAGCCAGAAGCTTAAGACTGACTTAATCAGCAACATGTCCCACGATTTAAAAACCCCATTGACGGCGATTATAACTTATGTAAACTTACTAAGGGATGACCATGCGACGCCGGAGCAGAGGAAGGCTTATATTGACATACTGGAACAGAAATCCATGCGTTTGAAGTCACTCATTGAGGACTTATTTGAGATCAGCAAGGCAAACAGCAACAATGTGACCCTGAATCTGGAGGATGTAGACATTGTCAGCCTGTTAAAGGAGGTCAGTCTGGAGCTGAGTGATAAAATAGAGGAATCCACCATAGATTTCCGGTGGAATCTGCCGGACGAAAAAATCGTTCTTCCTCTGGACAGCCAGAAAACCTACCGCATATTTGATAATCTGCTGTCTAATATTATAAAGTACGCCATGCCTAACACCAGGGCCTACATTGATATGAAGAAGGAAGGGGAGTATGTAGTCACTACCTTGAAAAATGTTTCTGCCGCAGAGCTTACTTTTAATCCGGATGAAATAACCGAACGGTTTGTCAGAGGAGACCAGTCACGGAATACGGAAGGCTCCGGCCTTGGAATGGCTATTGCAAAGAGCTTTGTGGAGCTGCAAAATGGAAAGCTTCAAATCGAAGTAGAGGCTGATCTGTTCCGGGTGATCATCCGGTGGCCGATTTCTTAAGTTTGATGTATAATGGATTAAAAGAATGGAAACTGGCTTAAAACTTCTTGAAAACGGGGGTGGAACTGATTATACTATAGATAAGCGCAGGCCCATGTGCAAACTGGTTTAAGAATGGGAAGAAGTACCCTTTGATGTCCCTTTCGGCCGGTAAAGGGGAGGGACTATGTCCCCGGAGTGTGGGCAGATTATCAGGAAAGAGAGGTTACGGATATGATAATACAGAGCAGGCGGGTCTGGATTGCAGGGCAGTTTATCCCGGCACAGCTACAGGTGGAAGATGGAAGGATCAAGAAGGTTCTTGACTACGGGGAGATGGCCGCAGACCAGGATTATGGTGATGACAGAATCGTACCGGGGTTTATTGATATCCATACCCACGGAGCCTATGGATATGATACCAATGACGGAGAACCGGAAGGACTGCGGGAATGGATGAGACGGATCCCGGAAGAGGGAGTTACCTCCATTCTTCCAACTACCGTTACACAGATGCCGGATGTATTGACGAAAGCGGTTGCCAACGTAGCGGCTGTGGCAGAAAGCGGATACCAGGGGGCAGAGATCCTGGGGATCCATTTTGAAGGGCCTTATCTGGATATGAAGTATAAGGGGGCCCAGCCGCCGGAGGCAATAGCGACTGCTTCCATAGCACAGTTTCAGGAGTATCAGGAAGCAGCGAAGGGCATGATCAAATATATTACCCTGGCACCGGAGCATGATGAGAATTTTGCTCTTACCCGGTATTGTAAGGATACCGGCGTGGTGGTAAGCATGGGGCATTCATCTGCCACCTATGAGCAGGCGCTTATGGGGATTGCAAACGGAGCTACTTCTATGACCCATGTATATAACGGTATGACAGCTTATCATCACCGGAATCCCGGGCTGGTAGGAACTGCATTCAGGGTAAGGGATATATACGGTGAGATCATTTGTGACGGATGCCATTCTCACTTGGCAGCACTTAATAATTATTACGCCATAAAGGGCAGGGATCATGCCATCATGATCACGGATTCTCTTTGTGCAAAGCATTGCCCTGTGGGAAATGATTATCAGTTGGGCGGTCACAGCATTGAGATCAGGGAGAACGGCCTGGCCTATCTGAAGGGGACAGATACGATATCCGGAAGTACGCTGAAGTCGAATAAGGGTCTGAAGATTTTGGTGGAAGAGGCTATGGTACCTTTTGATTCGGCACTGAATTCCTGTACGATTAATCCGGCAAGGTGTCTTGGTGTGGATGACAGGAAAGGAAGGCTGGTTGCTGGATGTGATGCGGATTTTGTGGTTCTCCGGGATGATTATGAGGTGGTTCAGACTTACTGCAGAGGTGTGGCTATGCTCTAGAGTGGGAGATGGAAGAGAACGGATTGGGATCCGCTTTTACTTACTTAACGGCCGGCAGCCGATGTCCATAAAACCAAAAGTGGTTATAAGAATGGAAACATTCTTATGACCACTTTTGATTCTGTGGATGCACTGTTCTCAGCTTTACAAGATCCGTACATTTTTCAAAGCCCCTGTTTTGGAGAACTCGGTCCACTCACATACGTTTACTGCATGGTCGCCAATTCGTTCCAAATACTTTGCAACCATCAATAAATCTATGCACTGATCAATATGCTCGTTGGAGAGTTTTAATAAATCCACCACATCATTTTTCACCTTATCAAATAATTCATCTACCACATCATCCTGCTTTTCTATTTTCTTAGCTGTCTCTACATCCTGATTGATGAAGGCTTCAATCGAGCTGCGTACCATTTCTCGGGCAGCGGATGCCATGGAAGGGATGTGGCGGACTACGTGGTAGACGTGCTCGCCTTTAATGCGCAGGATGAGCTCGGCAATGTCGGAAGCGTGGTCCCCGATGCGCTCTAAGTCAGTAACCACCTTCAGGGCGCTGGAAACTACCCGTAAGTCTCCGGCAACGGGCTGCTGGCGGAGGATGATAGAGAGGCAGCGTGCTTCAATGGAGCGTTCCAAGTCGTTGATGGTACGGTCTCCCTTTATGATATCCTCTGCTTTTTCAAAATCCTGATCTTCAAATGCCACAAAGCACTGTTCGATGGAGGTTTCAACCATACGCCCCATTTCCTTTATGTCATAATTTAAGAGGTTTAATTCATGTTCGTAATTAACTCTCGTTGTCATATT is a window of [Clostridium] saccharolyticum WM1 DNA encoding:
- a CDS encoding sensor histidine kinase, with the protein product MDIKLRNRHRISIILAMIVVLLAASVMVGLYPFFKNESARYEEPVYGQDEFLKHLVLGNYVLYLEQAQYEQGSVISPFQFYFPLAEEELRNAMAVEAASEVSETEAGAGGDAAEDADADEEVFIMDAQEERREYLKELRQSCVREYESWNRYFGGMRNFLDYQILDASGKVLTDHAGGRSIAGSDEYTFKAVLRYDDLGRMETGEVSGVNGSRLFNSLGTLGGRDPMSDYYWDQYRYETDLKLKNPRNVTFAYGMRSQQIAAFEEERETVWNAYNYSGSVSRIFMGLICAVVIAAFFFSCLDPGLPDISRLLRTPLEVVAGVACGAVFFGTGLTNLVVVTNRGDLYDALMRANFLPLAARIMVKFWNLMWWSIPFAIVYWAVICSRDVFRIGLKRYLHERTLCGWFWQWVKNLCHRVYTFVGNINLQERSDRTIFRIVGVNFIILAILCSLWFFGIGALILYSIALFIVMRKYYRDLSDKYSILLRATNQIAEGNLEVSIEEDLSVFEPFKKSIQKIQKGFKVAVVEEVKSQKLKTDLISNMSHDLKTPLTAIITYVNLLRDDHATPEQRKAYIDILEQKSMRLKSLIEDLFEISKANSNNVTLNLEDVDIVSLLKEVSLELSDKIEESTIDFRWNLPDEKIVLPLDSQKTYRIFDNLLSNIIKYAMPNTRAYIDMKKEGEYVVTTLKNVSAAELTFNPDEITERFVRGDQSRNTEGSGLGMAIAKSFVELQNGKLQIEVEADLFRVIIRWPIS
- a CDS encoding response regulator transcription factor, translated to MEANHILLVEDDKEIREGIEIYLRSQGYEVFQAADGVEGLKVLQREEIHLAIVDVMMPRMDGITMTVKLREAYDFPVIILSAKSEEVDKIMGLNIGADDYVSKPFTPMELLARVNSQLRRYKKYMDMLEEKEQKEKSNVYSIGGLELNEDTVEVTVDEKPVKLTPIEFKILALLIKNPGRVFSAEEIYERVWNERAINTDTIMVHVRKIREKIEINPKEPKYLKVVWGVGYKIEKQA
- a CDS encoding 3'-5' exoribonuclease YhaM family protein is translated as MRYVESFREGMHVSDVYLCKNKQIALTKSGKEYGSLILQDKTGTVDAKIWDLGSPGIGNFETLDYVYIDADVTVFQNSNQLNIKRVRKAEEGEYVPGDYLPVSGKNIGLMYEEFLGFIRTVKNPYLRKLLESFFAEDAAFAKAFQFHSAAKSVHHGFVGGLLEHTLSVVKLCDYYAGYYPLINRDLLITAAMFHDIGKTRELSTFPENDYTDDGQLLGHIIIGTEMVGERIRTIPGFPEKTASELKHCILAHHGELEYGSPKKPALIEALALNFADNTDAKMETMIEVLKGAGDNNGWLGFNRLMESNIRKTSE
- the phoU gene encoding phosphate signaling complex protein PhoU; amino-acid sequence: MTTRVNYEHELNLLNYDIKEMGRMVETSIEQCFVAFEDQDFEKAEDIIKGDRTINDLERSIEARCLSIILRQQPVAGDLRVVSSALKVVTDLERIGDHASDIAELILRIKGEHVYHVVRHIPSMASAAREMVRSSIEAFINQDVETAKKIEKQDDVVDELFDKVKNDVVDLLKLSNEHIDQCIDLLMVAKYLERIGDHAVNVCEWTEFSKTGALKNVRIL
- the nagA gene encoding N-acetylglucosamine-6-phosphate deacetylase, with translation MIIQSRRVWIAGQFIPAQLQVEDGRIKKVLDYGEMAADQDYGDDRIVPGFIDIHTHGAYGYDTNDGEPEGLREWMRRIPEEGVTSILPTTVTQMPDVLTKAVANVAAVAESGYQGAEILGIHFEGPYLDMKYKGAQPPEAIATASIAQFQEYQEAAKGMIKYITLAPEHDENFALTRYCKDTGVVVSMGHSSATYEQALMGIANGATSMTHVYNGMTAYHHRNPGLVGTAFRVRDIYGEIICDGCHSHLAALNNYYAIKGRDHAIMITDSLCAKHCPVGNDYQLGGHSIEIRENGLAYLKGTDTISGSTLKSNKGLKILVEEAMVPFDSALNSCTINPARCLGVDDRKGRLVAGCDADFVVLRDDYEVVQTYCRGVAML
- a CDS encoding S1C family serine protease, which translates into the protein MPENNGPDDKKSEPRQFINEKIVRQPLSKREMLKRALGLFATAVIFGIVAAVTFAVSRPVAERFFAKGSTSESVPVTIPKDDPETAPSETETMTSAAETEPIEDILKSAMEKYPFSVDDLNTLYGSLRSLVQKVDKGIVTVHSVKTQTDWFNNPVENSGLFAGVIIASANQELLVLTPDGAVEDAEAIRVVFSDGTEVQGTIKQTDKLSGMAIVSVSTADLGRALLEEIKATPLGNSYSVRQGDLVVAIGGPAGMVHSVGYGFISYITKNVQVTDGITRILYSDVKGNAQTGTFLINTSGQIIGWVTDEHKNDGSKDMTAAMAISDYKSILEKMSNGGSFPYFGIIGQEVSAVMNSNGMPLGVYVVDVNADSPAYNAGIQCGDIIKTMGEETIVTMKDFQAVLENSTPGDVIPVSVSRNGREEYKEIQYQVTIGAR